DNA sequence from the Leptospirillum ferrooxidans C2-3 genome:
ATCCGAAAACCATTCTCAACAATGTTTTCGTCTTTTGCCGCCTGGCTGGAAAGATCCATGACCTTGCCCCACTCGTCAGACTGAGCCTCAACAGACCAAGAAATCATATCTTTTGCATGACGTTTGGGAATGACCAGCATGTGCACGGGAGCTTTTGGCGCAATATCCCGGATCACAATAGCCGCATCGTTTTGACAAACAAGCGTCACAGGAATCGCGCCACAGACCATCTTGCAAAACAAACAATCAGCTTCCACCCATATCCCCCTTCTTCTTCCTCGAGGCCTTTTCTGCAAGACCTCCTCTTCCTGTCCGTCCATCCAGAACTTTCATGACCTCATCAAATGTGACATGGCTTCTTTCCATGGCCACCCTGACATGAAAGAAAAGATCGGCCCATTCACCCCGCAGGGCCTCTTCATCATTGGACTTGACCATCTCCACCAAAACCTCACAGGACTCCTCCACCACTTTTCTTGCCGATTTCTCGACAGGTGCCTTCAGGAGAGAAGCCACATAAGATTCATCCGGTGACGCATCCCACCGTGTTTTGAGGGTTTTACCAAGATTGGCCCAAACCTCAAATCCTGGTCTCACTCCCTCAAAACTTGCTGTATCAAAGCAGCTTTCAAGACCGGTATGGCAAGTCGGCCCCAGCGGAGAAGTCAAAAGCAGAATCGCATCGCCATCGCAGTCAACCCTCAGGTCTTCCAGAACAAGCCCGTTACCGGATGTTTCTCCTTTTTCCCAAAGTTTATTCCGGCTTCTGCTCCAGAAAACGACCCGCCTCCTTTCAAGCGTTTGACGAAGTGACTCTTGATTCATGTATCCCAACATCAAAACCCGACCGGTGGAAACGTCCTGTACGATGGCAGGAAGGAGCCCATCGGGAGGAAAAAGAATCTCGGGAATCATCGGGAATCACCGGACAAATGGAGCGCTCTCCCTGACCCGGAGTGGGCTCGAACCAAAGCGCCCTGATCAGACAGATAACGCTTCAGGTCCGGAAGGGAGACCTCCCCGAAATGGAAGAGGCTTGCAGCAAGAGCCGCGTCAGCGCCAGCTTCGAATGCCTGTAAAAAGTCCTCCATCTTACCCGCTCCGCCACTTGCTATGACAGGAACATTGACCCGTTGGGAAACGGTCCTGATCAGGTCAAGATCATATCCGGACTTGGTACCGTCACGGTCAATCGCCGTGAGAAGAATCTCCCCCGCTCCTTTTGAAACACCCGAAGAGATCCAATCGAGTGCGTCAATCCCCGTATCGCGAGTACCCCCATGACTATAGACCCGGTAACCCGTCCCTTCTTTCCTGGCATCCACGGCCAAAACGACACATTGACTCCCGAAACGACGTGCGCAATCCGACAAAAGTTCCGGATTGGAAATCGCCGCAGAATTGACCGAAACCTTGTCTGCCCCGGCCAATAGAAGTTTTCGCATATCCTCCACTTGACGAACGCCCCCTCCGACAGTTAGGGGAAGGAAAACTTTGGCCGCAGTCCGGTGGACCACATCCAACAAGGCTTCCCTGTCCTCCAGAGTCGCCGTAATGTCCAGAAGACAGATCTCGTCCGCCCCCATCCTGTCATAGAGGGAAGCGGTCTCAACAGGATCCCCCGCATCCCTCAGGTCGGCAAACTTGACTCCCTTCACCACCCTTCCCGCTTTCATGTCCAGACATGGAATGATCCTCTTCAAAAGCACTGCTAACTCCTTCCCTGCAAAAGCGAAAGTGCTTCAGAGAGATTCATGTCCCCTGTATAGAGAGCACGGCCGACGATCGCACCATCAATTCCCCGTTCCCGCAATTGCTGAAGATCCATCAGGGATGTGACACCGCCGCTTGCGATGACAGGCACCCGAACCGAGTGCCTGACCTCTTCCGTCCGGTCAAAATTCGGACCGGACAAGAGCCCGTCCCTGGAAATATCCGTATAGACAAATCCGCGGACTCCCTCCTCGGCCAGACGGACCATAACCTCAAGGGGATCACGGGTATCAACGGACAACCATCCTCTCAGGGCGATCGCACCATCCTTGACATCAACACCCACATAGAAACAATCCTGATGGAGCTCAACCATTTTTTTTAAAAAAAACGGATCTGTCAGCGCGGAAGTTCCCAGAATCAGTCGGGAAACTCCGGCATCAAGGTAATTCTGAGCAATTTCCGGAGAACGGATACCCCCTCCGGTCTGAACAAATCCGTCAAAAATTCGGACAATGGAGGAGATGATCGCAATGTTGACAGGACTTCCCTCCCTGGCACCATCAAGATCCACGACATGAAGATGGGTCGCGCCGGCTGCCTTGAATTGGGCAGCCATCTGGACAGGATCTTCCGCATAGACTGTTTCCCTGGAGAAGTCCCCCTGTGTCAATCGGACGACATGCCCGTTCCGGATATCAATCGCTGGATAAAGCTTCATTTTTCACCTTTTTGGCATTTGGCAAAAGACTCCAGGATCGCAAGACCTGCACTCTGGCTTTTTTCAGGGTGGAACTGAACGCCAAAAACAGGACCACTTGCAACGATCGAAGTGAATTTTCCCTGATAATCCGTTATGCCCGCAATATCGGGTTCTTTTTTGGCAACCACATGAAAGGAGTGCACGAAATACGCATCAAATTGGTCCGGCAATCCTTTCAGAATCTCGACTTCCCTTTTTTTCTCAATCTGGTTCCAGCCCATGTGAGGGACCTTCCCCTTCATGGGATCAAAGCCGACAACTGATCCCTCAAAAACACCCAGCCCCCTGTAATGGCCGAACTCAAAACTTTCGTCAAAGAGAAGCTGCATTCCCAGACAGATTCCCAAAAAAGGCCTCCCAGAAGAAATCCAGTCCAGAATGACCCGATCAAAGCCTCTCTCGACGAGGTTTTCCATTCCCTGGGCAAACGCCCCCACTCCCGGAAGAACGAGATGTGTCGCCTCTTCCGGAGGAGCCCCGGATGAAACCATGGTCACCGCATGTCCGGAAACCTCTAGAGCCTTGGAAACAGAGAACAGATTTCCCATACCATAGTCGAGAACAGCTGTCAGTGCTTTCTTGTCCGAGCTCACCTACAATATCCCCTTGGTTGAAGGAACGCTTTTTTGACGGGGATCGATCTCTGCCGCCATCATCAAACATCTGGCAAAGGCCTTGAAGATCGCCTCGATCTTGTGGTGAAGGTTCCTGCCGTAAAGGATTCGGCCATGGATCGTCGAGCGTGAAGCCACCGCAACCGCCTGAAAAAAATCCATGATCAGGTCCGGATCCATATTTCCCACACGCTCTCCACGCTCAAAAGGAAGATCCCATACGAGGTAAGGACGCCCCGAGAGATCGATCACCACATGTGCGAGAGATTCATCCAGAGGGGCAAAAAAGTGTCCAAAACGGGCAATCCCCACCCGATCCCCCAGACACCTGTCGACAAGTTCTCCAAAAACAAGTCCCGCATCCTCGACCGTATGATGAAAGTCCACCTCCAGATCTCCCTTCACGGACAGCTCTATATCCATATGTCCATGACGAGCAATCTGGTCGATCATATGATCGAGGAAGGGAATACCTGTATCCACTCTGGAACGACCTGTCCCATCGAGATTCAGCGAGGCGACAATTTGCGTCTCCCGGGTTTTCCTTTCAACGGAGAACGTTCTGTTGGCAAAGACTCCTGTTTCTGTATTCATGACCTTGTCCCTTCAGAAAAATGTCTCAAGATTTTCATAAGCTTTTCAATGTCCTCATGCGATCCAACCGAGATACGAACACAATCCTTCAGGAAAGGGTGGTGCGAAGAGACGTCCCGAACCAGAACTCCATTTTCCTGAAGTTTCGCAAACACCAAAGACCCTGTTCCAGGCCAGAACCGGACGAGAAGAAAATTTGTCCGGGAGGGAAAAAACAAAAGCCCTGGGACTGATAAAAGCTCTTTTTCCATCTTTTCCCGAAATTGGACCACCATTGCAACCGATTCCGAGAGAAGATGAAAATGGTCCCTGATCAAAAAAAGAGCCGCCTCCTGAGTCAGGGAGTTCAGATTATAAGGGAGACGGATCTTATCAATCTCCCGGATCACCGTATCTCTTGCCAGAAGAACCCCCAGGCGAATCGCGGCCAAGCCCATCTTGGAAAATGTCCGAAGAACAAGAAGATTGTCTGATTGACTCAGTGCCCCCACAAAACTCTCTTTATGGTAAGGGAAATACGCTTCATCCACCAGAAGTGAAAATCCCCTGTTTCGAGCAAGTTCGAGGAGGCGAAACAACTCGTCATGAGAGCAGGCCTGTCCGGTAGGATTATTGGGAGATGCCACAACAAGAACGCCTGGAATATCCTGGACGGACATCACCTTTTCCATGGCTTCAAGATCAATGGAAAATTCTTCTGTCATATCCACAGGTATGAAGGTCTTTCCCGCAACATGGGCGATCACCTCATACATGGAAAAGGACGGAACAGGGCAGATCACCGGCCCCCGGGTTGCCAGGAAAAGATTCAGGATAATCTCGTCAGATCCGTTTCCCAGGTGGATATTACCGCAAGCAACCCCCCAAAGGGCAGAAAGGGCTTTGACCAGCTCACTGGCTTTGTGATCCGGATACTGGTTGAGAGAAACAGAAGCCAACCTGTCGGACAGTGCGCCTCTTACTTCGGAGGGTAGAGGAAAGAAAATTTCCGAGGGATCAGCTCCGGACATGGAAAAAGCAGGTTCTTGGAGAAAGGGACTTTTCATGGTCCGGACATCTTCCCGGATCCAGGAGTTCATCAGATGGTCTCTTTATCGTTCAAACATGCCCTCTGAAGTGCGGACCTCGCATGTCCTTCAAGACCCTCAAGCCTGGCGAGCAAGGCCGTCATCCGAACCATGGACTCCTGTTCTTCCGGGCTCCCGAAT
Encoded proteins:
- a CDS encoding pyridoxal phosphate-dependent aminotransferase, yielding MNSWIREDVRTMKSPFLQEPAFSMSGADPSEIFFPLPSEVRGALSDRLASVSLNQYPDHKASELVKALSALWGVACGNIHLGNGSDEIILNLFLATRGPVICPVPSFSMYEVIAHVAGKTFIPVDMTEEFSIDLEAMEKVMSVQDIPGVLVVASPNNPTGQACSHDELFRLLELARNRGFSLLVDEAYFPYHKESFVGALSQSDNLLVLRTFSKMGLAAIRLGVLLARDTVIREIDKIRLPYNLNSLTQEAALFLIRDHFHLLSESVAMVVQFREKMEKELLSVPGLLFFPSRTNFLLVRFWPGTGSLVFAKLQENGVLVRDVSSHHPFLKDCVRISVGSHEDIEKLMKILRHFSEGTRS
- the hisF gene encoding imidazole glycerol phosphate synthase subunit HisF; amino-acid sequence: MLLKRIIPCLDMKAGRVVKGVKFADLRDAGDPVETASLYDRMGADEICLLDITATLEDREALLDVVHRTAAKVFLPLTVGGGVRQVEDMRKLLLAGADKVSVNSAAISNPELLSDCARRFGSQCVVLAVDARKEGTGYRVYSHGGTRDTGIDALDWISSGVSKGAGEILLTAIDRDGTKSGYDLDLIRTVSQRVNVPVIASGGAGKMEDFLQAFEAGADAALAASLFHFGEVSLPDLKRYLSDQGALVRAHSGSGRALHLSGDSR
- the hisIE gene encoding bifunctional phosphoribosyl-AMP cyclohydrolase/phosphoribosyl-ATP diphosphatase HisIE, which encodes MIPEILFPPDGLLPAIVQDVSTGRVLMLGYMNQESLRQTLERRRVVFWSRSRNKLWEKGETSGNGLVLEDLRVDCDGDAILLLTSPLGPTCHTGLESCFDTASFEGVRPGFEVWANLGKTLKTRWDASPDESYVASLLKAPVEKSARKVVEESCEVLVEMVKSNDEEALRGEWADLFFHVRVAMERSHVTFDEVMKVLDGRTGRGGLAEKASRKKKGDMGGS
- the hisH gene encoding imidazole glycerol phosphate synthase subunit HisH; its protein translation is MSSDKKALTAVLDYGMGNLFSVSKALEVSGHAVTMVSSGAPPEEATHLVLPGVGAFAQGMENLVERGFDRVILDWISSGRPFLGICLGMQLLFDESFEFGHYRGLGVFEGSVVGFDPMKGKVPHMGWNQIEKKREVEILKGLPDQFDAYFVHSFHVVAKKEPDIAGITDYQGKFTSIVASGPVFGVQFHPEKSQSAGLAILESFAKCQKGEK
- the hisA gene encoding 1-(5-phosphoribosyl)-5-[(5-phosphoribosylamino)methylideneamino]imidazole-4-carboxamide isomerase — its product is MKLYPAIDIRNGHVVRLTQGDFSRETVYAEDPVQMAAQFKAAGATHLHVVDLDGAREGSPVNIAIISSIVRIFDGFVQTGGGIRSPEIAQNYLDAGVSRLILGTSALTDPFFLKKMVELHQDCFYVGVDVKDGAIALRGWLSVDTRDPLEVMVRLAEEGVRGFVYTDISRDGLLSGPNFDRTEEVRHSVRVPVIASGGVTSLMDLQQLRERGIDGAIVGRALYTGDMNLSEALSLLQGRS
- a CDS encoding HIT domain-containing protein; translated protein: MEADCLFCKMVCGAIPVTLVCQNDAAIVIRDIAPKAPVHMLVIPKRHAKDMISWSVEAQSDEWGKVMDLSSQAAKDENIVENGFRIVINTGIDGGQTVGHLHLHLLGGRAFSWPPG
- the hisB gene encoding imidazoleglycerol-phosphate dehydratase HisB, which encodes MNTETGVFANRTFSVERKTRETQIVASLNLDGTGRSRVDTGIPFLDHMIDQIARHGHMDIELSVKGDLEVDFHHTVEDAGLVFGELVDRCLGDRVGIARFGHFFAPLDESLAHVVIDLSGRPYLVWDLPFERGERVGNMDPDLIMDFFQAVAVASRSTIHGRILYGRNLHHKIEAIFKAFARCLMMAAEIDPRQKSVPSTKGIL